Part of the Penicillium digitatum chromosome 4, complete sequence genome is shown below.
GAATATACGGCTTTGGCGTTGAGCGGCATGATTCGGATGCTGGAAAGGATGCTGGAGAAGTGGGAGAGTGGGAGAGTGGGAGAGCGGGGAAAATATGGGGGAATTTGGAGGAGTATGGGGGAAGATGGGGCAACATGGGGATATCCAATGCTTATCAACCCCCACTAATTCATGTAGGTCTCCCCGTCACAGATGAAAGTAAAGGAGCATGTCTGATAAGTTGGAGTACGTTTAATACATGCCTCCAACCCTGGGGACTTCATAATTACCaaataaaaaaaatattATCCAGTCCCCATGGGCACCTGGGTCGACTACTACTTCGTACATGCGTGAAAATTGATTCTCTAAACTCTTTGAGCCCTTTAAGAGGGCCTGGGTTGAGTGTACGTAAGAAATTGAAAGGCCGTTAAGAAGACGCCGTGTAGACATTTATGTGCGGGCGTCTCTTGTCCAAGTAGAGACCAAAGGGCTTAGCTTATGAGCTTTGCATACTTCATATCGGAGTCGCGGATGACCTCGGCAGTTTGGCCGAGGTTAGCTTgaggtactccgtagtttGACATAAATTAGTTTAAGATTGTTCTATCCGTAAGGAATATGAAGTACATCGCATCAGATCTCACTTCTAAAAGACAAGTTCAAGATTACTAAGAAACTCACCGCCCCCGGTCTTCGGAGCGGCAGTTCATCCCCCTCAATCCCCTCAATCCCCTCATTCCATCATCCCACCATTTGGTTCCATAGGCTTAGCGGGGCAATGAACAAGACCCCTAATCTTATCTGATGAAACTGATCTTGATCAAAGGCCTCTGATGGAGCAGTATGGTGGTATTTGTCGACCTTGACGATTCATTCTCCGATGGATCGGCATTCTTGGAGAAGCCGTTCCCTGTGGTTGACCCCATCGCGTCGGAGCCGGCCGAACTACCCACATCGCCTATTTCGCCGAATGAAACGACCGAGGAGATCCAAAATCCTAATCGGAATGGATTCTCCGCAGCTTTGAGCTGTTATCCGTATGTGCTAGTTTGTCTACAGTCGGAAAATGATCTTCAGATCCAGCTAACAGTCATGCCATAGCATCGTCAAAGAAATCGCTCGTGCCATCGATTTGAATACCCTCTACGCCTTATCAAATTCATGTCGCCAATTCCACGCCAACTTGGCGCCCTTCCGCCACCAACTAGCGAGAGAGACTCTCCGCTGCGAGAATGAATACATCGAAACTCTTGCAGAGATGCTGCACAGCGGCTCTGTCCTCCCAGACAGTATCAAATCAGTCATACGACTACTTAGCCGCTCCAGTGGCGAGCACGGTCGGATGACTCGCGGGAAGGTGGGCAAGTGCGCACGCGATATGGTGGGTGAATGTCGACGCTGCGCCAAGGTTGTATGCAGAGTGAGTCAATTCcgctccccctcccccacaaCCAAAGACCATCAAGTTGCTAAATCTAACTTTACAGAACTGTACCATTAAACCTCCTTCCCAACCAGCTCTGAAAAACCGTATTCGCCGTCTCTGCCGACCATGTAGAACAGCGCCACTCTCCTCCCACCTCACTTACATAACCTCAGATCCGCACAATCCCGACTCCTGGGATGAGAACAGCGTCGCGGCAATTGCATTCGCCCGCAACCCCTGCAACTGCGAGGAAGCCGTCTGGCTGTGTACGCATTGTGGAATGACGCTGCGCAGTAATGATACGACATATCGTCGGGTTTGGACATGGCGCACGCGCTATAGCACGTACCTCGGTGGCGGGCTGGGCACTGGCATTGGAGAGAGCTGTCAGGGCGTTAAGTGCGGGCGTGGTGAGAACTGTCTTGCTGCGCAGGAGATTGAGCTTGAGGTTGACTGTGAGGCGGATGAGGGATCCGGATCTGGGGGTGACACCAGCACAGTACAGAGTCCTGCAGCTCCTCCGTTGTTTGGCTATGAGGGTATTGGTATCTCGGTGGATagctatgatgatgatgaggagcCTGGGTATTTCAGGCAGGAGGTTATTGGGCTGGGTGGCGTTGTTAAGCAAAAGTCTAAGAAGAGGGTCAATGTTGGTGCTTGTGTTGTTGAGTATGAGGATGAGAGGGAAACGGGGAACTATCTTGAGAGGGAGGAAAAGGGCTTGCATCGTGCTTGGTGTGGGTGGTGTTCTAGAGTGATTCCGGCGAAAAGCGAGCAGACTTGATTTATTTTTCTGCTTATTCGGACTGTCTGGTTTACGACTTTGCATATTGTATGCGGCATTTGCTGCCCGGGCGATTTTTCTACTGTTCACGACTGATGCCACGGGGAAGATACCAGTTTTGCAAAATGACAACGGAAACGAGACATCCATGATTGTCAACTTGGACAGAGATCCTACAGTGGCAAGAGACCATGCACCCGGGGAACTGACACTCCAGATAACCTCAATCAAAATCCTTGTTAGGTTGGTTGATGCAATTGAATCAAAATCTGGCTAATGAAATAAGTCAAATACTCCTGCAATGATTCGCTCCCCAATGCAAGCGCAAATTCATCAAGCATACACATGGTCACATATAGATCATTCTGTCAAACCAAAAAATCACCCCGGGTAACGTAAAAGACAAGGTTGAAAGTGAAAGCAAATCAACAATCTCTCTGGTCTCAATGGGCAGCAATCGCTCTCAAGAAACCCTTCAGCTTAGACTCCTCTCGGGGAGGCGATTCCTCGCGCCTGTGGCGACGATGAGAGTGAACCTCTCTTGGTTCTCTGGAACGGCGGGAGGAGCCCTCAGgcttcttctccctctccctgCCTTTATCTTTCTCTATTTCCCGTTCGCGTGCGTGCTCGAGGCCACGCTCACGCTCACGCTCCTtacccctctctctctccttcctctcctccctGGATCGGCCATGCTCAGCCGTCGACGAGCGTCGCAATCTTCTACTCTCAGTACGATCAGCACGCTCACCGCGAGGGACCTCCTCTTCGCGTCGTGACCGTGATCCACTAGATCGACTATTGGACTGTCGCTCTTCATGCTCCGTCCGATCGTGACGACTGCCACTACTATGACTTGTGGATGACTGGCGCGGCCTTTCAACGGGTGGTGCAGCCTTGGTGGCATTTAAACGAAGCAAAGGCCCATTGGTATCGGATTTGCCTTCGGTCATATATCGCAGGAAGGCGCGGGGCTTGGGCGTGGGTACCGATGTTGATACCGGCTTCGATGAAGAGTTCCTAGTTGAGCGGGCTCGTTCGGGAGTTTGACTTGAAGGAGTGTCGGAGGTGTGACGTCTGGATCTGGATTCGATGACTTCAGCCTCCGTTTCTGGTTCCATTGCCCTCTCCTTCTCCCTCGTTTTCTCCTTGGACGAGCTCTTTGTGCGCTTCAATTTCTCAGAGGCATGGATACCACTGCGCGCTCTCTCCTCGGTGAGAGCGCGCTGCTTTCGTTGCAGCTGGGATTTCTCGTCGTGTTGGCGTCGCGCTTCTTCCAGTGCCCTGGCCCAGCGATTGGTGAAGATGTTTCGCTCGCTCTTCTCGCGCTGGAGTTGATCCCGACGGCCTTCGGACGAAGGCTTGGACTGCCGACGCTCTCCATCGATTGGTGAGGTACGCTTTCTGCGACGTCTAGAGTGACGGGCATCTGTGGCTTCTACGCTTTCGCCGAGAGGCTCGGCGTCGACCATCTCCACCTCGAGATGGGCGTCTGCTGGGGGTGGTACGAGCTCGTTGGGCGCCACTTCGTCGCTAGCGGTAATAGCGACTGGCTCGGGGTCAGCGTCTGGTTCTGCTGGTGGATCTTCTGTGGGGAGGTGTTTGGCACCCTCTTGCTCAGGGGTAGGCTCTTCTGGTAATGTCTCAGGTAATGCCCCTTCCGGCGCTGAAGTCTCGAATGGGACTGTAGCTGCATCGGCCTCTGGTGTCTCAGCTGGGGCCTCGTCCGGAACTATTGACACAGCCGGGGATTCATCAGGTGCCGGGATCTCAGCTCGGGTAGCTTCGGCAGGAGCTGGCTCTTTGCGCGTTGGATCGTCAGCGGGTGTTCCCACTGGAAATTCTTTTGGCGCCTCCTCGGGTACGATTTCCGGTTCTGCTAGAACTTCTGCGGGTGTCTCAGTTACGGGCGCTTCTTCCACTGCGGCAAGAGTAGGTGCCTCCTCAACCGCTGGTTCTTGGGCGGGAGTCTCCTCTATAGTATTTGCAGCAGCGGTGATTTCTTCACCcacttccttctcttcaGCGGCAGGTGCCCCAGCAGCTTGAGAAATCTGCTCAACTGTTTCCGGTGCGGAAGGTGCAGGCTCCTCAGTAGTAGCACGTTCAGGCTCGACAACAGCCTCAGCAGCGGGTTCGGGAGTAGGCTCAGCAGGGGCTTCAACCACAGGCTCGGCAGCTGACTCAGCAGCGGGTTCTGGCTCGGCAGGAGCTTCAACCACAGGCTCAGCAAGAGCTTCAGTGACAGGCTCGGCAGCGGTTTCTGGCtcaggctcagcaggagcttcgaccacaggctcagcaggagcTTCGACCACAGGCTCAGCAAGAGCTTCAGTGACAGGCTCGGCAGCGGTTTCTGGCtcaggctcagcaggagcttcgaccacaggctcagcaggagcttcgaccacaggctcagcaggatCTTCGACCACAGGCTCAGCAAGAGCTTCAGTGACAGGCTCGGCAGGAGCTTCGACCACAGGCTCAGCAAGAGCTTCAGTGACAGGCTCGGCAGCGGTTTCTGGCtcaggctcagcaggagcttcgaccacaggctcagcaggatcttcgaccacaggctcagcaggagcttcgaccacaggctcagcaggagcTTCGACCACAGGCTCAGCAAGAGCTTCAGTGACAGGCTCGGCAGCGGTTTCTGGCtcaggctcagcaggagcTTCGAcaacaggctcagcaggatcttcgaccacaggctcagcaggatcttcgaccacaggctcagcaggagcTTCGACCACAGGCTCAGCAAGAGCTTCAGTGACAGGCTCGGCAGCGGTTTCTGGCTCAGGCTCAGCAGCATGTTCAGGGGCAGGCTCGGCTGGAGTGCTTATCTCAACGGGTGCCTCTTTAGGAGGCTCCTCGAATGGTTCAGGCTCTATAGCCTCCACCTTCTCCTCCGCAGCAGCTTCCGGTTCGACAGCAAGTGTTTCCTGAACTAGCGCAGCTTCCGGCTCTGGTTCCTTGACAGGTTCTTCGGgagctttttcttcttctgttga
Proteins encoded:
- a CDS encoding Zn(II)2Cys6 transcription factor: MVVFVDLDDSFSDGSAFLEKPFPVVDPIASEPAELPTSPISPNETTEEIQNPNRNGFSAALSCYPIVKEIARAIDLNTLYALSNSCRQFHANLAPFRHQLARETLRCENEYIETLAEMLHSGSVLPDSIKSVIRLLSRSSGEHGRMTRGKVGKCARDMVGECRRCAKVVCRNCTIKPPSQPALKNRIRRLCRPCRTAPLSSHLTYITSDPHNPDSWDENSVAAIAFARNPCNCEEAVWLCTHCGMTLRSNDTTYRRVWTWRTRYSTYLGGGLGTGIGESCQGVKCGRGENCLAAQEIELEVDCEADEGSGSGGDTSTVQSPAAPPLFGYEGIGISVDSYDDDEEPGYFRQEVIGLGGVVKQKSKKRVNVGACVVEYEDERETGNYLEREEKGLHRAWCGWCSRVIPAKSEQT